GGCTGGGCGGCTGCCCCTGGCGGCCGTACAACAGCGGCTACGTCAAGGGCGGCTGGCGCGGCCACTACGACTTCCACACCAGCTGCATCGGCGAGTGGGGCGCCCACACGTTCGCCCAGAGCCAGGCCGGCATCGACGCCCTGGACACCTCGGCGATCGAGTACACCTACGTCAAGAACGTCAGCGGCGACGGCATGGTCGCCACCTTCGCCTCCGGCGTGAAGATGATCCTCCAGCGCGAGGGCTGGAAGGGCTCGTGCGGGATGACCTTCGAGGGCGACGAGGGCTCCGCCTCGTGCGCCGACGGCTACGCCAAGCCCGACGTCTCGTCGCCGGCCCTGCTGGCCGAGGGCGAGCGGCTGCTGGCCGAGTACGTCGAGCAGACCAAGCGGCCGATGAACCACGTCCGCGACTTCTTCGACTGCGTCAAGACCCGCCGCTGGACCGTCGCCAACCCCGAGGTCATGCACCGCACGATGAGCACCGTGCACGCGGCCAACGTCTGCATGTGGCTCCGCCGCGACGTCCACTTCGACCCGGTCCGCGAGGAGTTCGTCGGCGACGCCGAGGCGAACCGCTTCCTCACGCGGGCCCAGCGCGCCCCCTGGATCATCTAACATCACCCGACGAGGAACTTTGATATGAAGACGAAAGCCGTCGTTCTCGCCGGGGCCGCGCTCCTGGCCGCCTCGTCGTCGGCCCTCGCCCAGAAGGCGTCGCAGTCGGCGGGCAACCGCAAGCGGCAGACGCAGGACGAGCTGGTCGAGGTCCTCAAGAAGGCCGACGCCACCCGCAAGGACAAGGCCGACGCCCTCCGCGTCCTGGCCCAGGTCGGCGACCGCGGCTGCCTGCCGGTCGTCGCCCCCCTGCTCAGGGACGAGGAGCTGGCCGACATGGCCCGCTACGCCATCGAGCCGATCCCCGACCCCGCCGTCGACGACGCCCTCCGCGCCGCCGTCGCCGAGGCCACGGGCCGGCCGCTCGTCGGCGCGATCGCCAGCCTGGGCGTCCGCCGCGACGTCAAGGCCGTGCCGATCCTGATCCCCAAGCTGGCCGACGCCGACGTCCAGGTCGCCGTCATCGCCGCCAAGACGCTCGGCGAGATCGGCACCCTGGCCGCCGCCAAGGCGCTCGAAGACGCCCTGCCGAAGGCCCAGGCCGTCGCCCAGGCCGCCGTCGTCGAGGGCCTCTTCCGCTCGGCCGAGACCCTCGCCGCCCAGGGCCAGGGCAAGGCCGCCGCCGGCCTCTACGACGCCCTCGCCAAGTGCGCCCCCCTCGCCTGCGTCAAGGACGTCGCCGCCAAGCGCGCCGAGGCCCTGCGCAAGGCCTGATCCCGCCGCATCCGGCTCCGCCCCCCCTCCTCTCCTCCGCGAGAGGAGGGGCCGGCGACCGGTCGGTCAACGGGCCTACCTGGGCGAGTCCGACGGGCGTCCCGTCGGTCCCGGTCGTCACGCCGGGTCGTACGCCCCGACCGGGATCGCGCGGCGGATCTCGGCGACGCGCGCCAGGTCGATCTCGGCCAGGGCCAGGCCCGAGGGGCCGTCGGCGGCGGTGGCGAGGACGACGCCCCAGGGGTCGACGATCATGGCCCGGCCGTAGCTCTCGCGCAGCTCGGAGTCGCCGTGGCGGCCGAACTGGGCGGGGGCGAGCACGTAGGCCTGGCACTCGATCGCCCGGGCCCGCAGCAGCTCGGACCAGTGGTCGCGGCCGGTCCGCATCGTGAACGCGGCCGGGACGCAGAGCATCTCGGCGCCCCGGCGCACGAGCCGGCGGTACTGGTCGCCGAACCGCAGGTCGTAGCAGACGCTCAGCCCGAACCGACCGAGCGCCGTCTCGGCCACGACCTCCTCGTCGCCCGGCTCGATCGTCCGCGACTCCATCGCGCGCACGGCGTCCGAATGGTCGACGTCGAACAGGTGGATCTTGCGATAGGTCGCCAGCCGCGAGCCGTCGGGCCCGAACAGGACGCTCGTGTTCCGGCACCGCCCGGGCGTCGCCCCGCGCTCGTTGAACGAGCCCAGGAGCAGGTAAACCGTATGACGCCGGGCGAGTTCCGCGAGCCGCGAGCAGGTCGGGCCGTCGAGCGCCTCGGCGCGGCCGACCTTCTCCTCGGCCGGGCCCAGGAAATTGGCGTTCTCGGGCGTGCCGACGAACTTCGCCCCGTAGCCCGCCGCCCGCGCCACGAGGGCCTCGATCTCGGCCAGGTTGCGTTCGACGTCGGTCGTCGACGACGTCTGGATCACCGCGGCCAGGAACATCTCTCCACCCCCGTCTCCGCCCCGGCGGCCGAGCCCCACGTCGTCGATCGCGGCGACCGACGAAATTCCGTTCGTGCATGGGCGAGGCCCGCATCCGGCGTGAATCCAGGATACCCAGGCCACCCCAAGCGTGTTCAACACGGTTTGCCGATCGGCGGGCGAACTGCGGCACCCCGGCGGAATCACACGAGACTTCGTCCCGCACGACTTATCAAAGGGTTACGTCAAGTGACTGATCATGCGAGGGGGAGGACGTCGGGCGGTGTCATCCTAAGAAGGCTGACGGCTTTCTAAAAAAATCTCGTCCACGCCGGCCATTTTTCTGGCCATGAGACCATAGAACAGCCAGGGGCAGGTTAATGAAGCGCTGGAAATTTACACCCAAATGTGGCATGGGTTCACAACGTTTTGTCTTTGAAAATCCCCTTTCCTTGAACAATGCTTGACGATTCAGGAAGTACCTTTAATGATAGAGGCAGCGGATAGATTCATGGATGCCTAAAGCCGTCGATGGTAGACGGTATGACGACATCTCTTCGCGAGACCGGTGATGTACTTCTTACCGATCCACGTCCCGATCTACACCGCCGGCGATCGTCGGATGGTGACCACGGAATGGCACCGCTCGTTGGAATTGCTGAGAGACTCTCTCCAGGGACGCTACGGCACGATCGTCGTGCTGGCCCCGTCCCTGCCGGCCGACGCCTCGAGCGTCGAACAGTCGTTGCAGGAGTTGACGGAGGCGAACGACGGCATCCGGCTGACCGGCTCGTTCGATCCCCGCGGCCGCGCCCGGGACTACTGGTTGAAGGATCGCCGGCGGTGGCTGGCCGACCTGCGCGAGCACGTGCCGGCCGCCGACGTCGTGCACGCCGCCCTGGACGACGTCTACCGGCCGATCTGCTACGACGGCTTCCTGGAGGGGGTCCGCGGCGAACGGCCGACCCTCTTCGTGCAGGACACCGACATCGTCCTGCAGATGGGCGAACTCGCCGCGGGCCGGGGGCCGAAGGAGGTCGCCAAGGCCTGGACCTACGGCCGCTTCTACGAGCGGATGTGCCGTCGCGGCGTGCGGCTCGCCGACCTGAGCCTTTTGAAGGGCTCGACGTTGATCCGGCGGTACGGCGAGTCGGCCCGGAACGCACGCTGCTTCCAGG
The DNA window shown above is from Paludisphaera mucosa and carries:
- a CDS encoding HEAT repeat domain-containing protein; translation: MKTKAVVLAGAALLAASSSALAQKASQSAGNRKRQTQDELVEVLKKADATRKDKADALRVLAQVGDRGCLPVVAPLLRDEELADMARYAIEPIPDPAVDDALRAAVAEATGRPLVGAIASLGVRRDVKAVPILIPKLADADVQVAVIAAKTLGEIGTLAAAKALEDALPKAQAVAQAAVVEGLFRSAETLAAQGQGKAAAGLYDALAKCAPLACVKDVAAKRAEALRKA
- a CDS encoding carbon-nitrogen hydrolase family protein — protein: MFLAAVIQTSSTTDVERNLAEIEALVARAAGYGAKFVGTPENANFLGPAEEKVGRAEALDGPTCSRLAELARRHTVYLLLGSFNERGATPGRCRNTSVLFGPDGSRLATYRKIHLFDVDHSDAVRAMESRTIEPGDEEVVAETALGRFGLSVCYDLRFGDQYRRLVRRGAEMLCVPAAFTMRTGRDHWSELLRARAIECQAYVLAPAQFGRHGDSELRESYGRAMIVDPWGVVLATAADGPSGLALAEIDLARVAEIRRAIPVGAYDPA